In Trachemys scripta elegans isolate TJP31775 chromosome 25, CAS_Tse_1.0, whole genome shotgun sequence, the sequence ttaaaagatcattatacatacagacttgaataaAATTCTTAGGTCAGTTTTATAGTAGAGACGGTGGGCTTCTGAGTTGCAcggagttctttcagaattagtccataggttcaGTCCAATGTTCCATATCAGGGCGATCCAAAATGAAATTGGAGACCTCTGTTTTTCAGCTTACATTGAAGGGCCCCACTGGATAATACCCTTCCACGTTGACTGCTCTTTGGAGgaactccccataaacatcctgAGACCTCCCAGGTTatcctccttcccatccctccGTACAACTCCCCGGTTCCATGAAGCTTTCAAACACATGACAGTGGTTAAGCGGGTTGTGTGCTCAGACCACTATCTATCAGGGTGACAAATgttgtcttattgtttccttgtgcttccccGTCACTATTCATGGCCATTGCGCCTGTATTCgccctctgtggtccagcaagggcacccactcttagGCACGTCCAGACGTCACCTCTCGGGTAGAaacccacatctctctctctctctcctgactggggtatctccaggctgcacagctccctgcctaccctgtgAATTCACCAGCAAGGCAGATCCCCTCAGCAGTCTTGCTTTGCCTTCCTTCCTCAGCGGCTATGAACAGTGTAACAGCCTCCAGTTAAGCTACCAGACCGCCCTTTCCCAGCAAACAATGATTCTcagggtaaaagcattacagaaagaacatattaaaaacaataaaggaacttatatgcatgctaataagcttacctgAGAGCACCCCAACCCCAACAAGGGCTCAGGCAGGTGAACAgaccttcaaaccccaccaagagTTTTTTCTATGATTGTTAGTTCAGAACAAGCATGGCTATGCATCTGTAAGTCACCCTTTTATCTAGTTTGGGCCTCTgaactttactcctgggggaattctgcgccattgtatgtgcgcagaattcatgtgccgcacagaattttttttctctgtagaaCATACATTCAGCCAGAGATGTGCTGCAGTTATACCGTtcgcccaccaggggctgctgtggtgccagtaCAGAGAGCAGTCGCTCTTGGGCATGAGCGGCTCCAGCTGCAGATAGGGAAGAGGAGAGGCTAGGGTCAGGAGGCACAGAATATGGGGGGATGGACAGCGCGGGGCccatggggctgctgggaaatcacagactggggttcaagagctagtggggtgacagatTGGGGTAGGGGCTgaaagggagtgggggtgcagggccacatggggacatttctgtattgtagtttaaattaattattactcagagttctgtattaatatttcTTGTAAttaatctatttgtcaaaaaacatttcctgaatcttttttgttgtctgtaatgttaaaattttaaaatatgtacagaaattttaattttttgtgcagTTACACCCAGGAGTAGAACTTGTATTTAtttaacaggtgatcagcagccAACGGTTTCTTCTCAGAGTGCAGCTTCCATAGGTTTTGGGTGGAGGTGAGAAGTTGCCGTCGCCTTCTCCCAAGTATGTCTAGGAATCTCATTTACATTTGTCTAGCATGTTGTTTCAAAGAGTCTTTTGAAGCTCACAAGACTTCCTAGGGTTTATGTTAGCCAGGTCTCCTCCCTGGAGACGTTAAAGACCATCCCACGGTAATACATAcacattcatatttttaataaaatgaaatccaAGGATACTGAgaatttaattcagtaaggtttgacttaattcaataaggatgGTCCAGGATATCATAGGAAACTGTGTCACACCCGTGTCTGTCTGTATGCATCTTTCTCTTCTCTTATTCTTAGGTTGTCAGATCTTTAGTGCAGAGACCGGTTTTTGTTTGTAGAATGTCCAGCAGAATGGGATCCTAGTCCATGAATAGCGTTACTAGGTGCTACGGTGACAGGAATAgtaaatgatgatgataatgggGAGGTTCTGGGCAATGGGAGGGAGGGTGTTAGAGAGCGGGGAGAGGAACGTTTGGGGCAAAGACCTCCTACGAGCTGGGAGGGTTGGGGGCAGTGGTAAGGGGTAGGGATGCCATGGAATAGTTGCTGTAGGGAGCTAGGATGCTGTGGAGGGCTGGACACAATGGAAACCAAGTATCTGGAAGGGTTGGTGCTGGTTAGAGTAAAGGTATCATGGGTGCTGGGTAGAGGGTGCTCCAGGAAATAAGGGTGCTTGCAATGGGAGGGAgtaaagggacacatttctggcAGGAGCTGTTGGGAATCAGGACTAAGGAACAATTGAGATAATGGGATGAGGGTTGGGGAGCAGATAATTTGGGAGACCTGGTAGCAAGAAGGGGTGTGGGccatgggaggagaggagagaaccCAAGGAGACATTTTTCCTTGGGTCCCTGGAGGTGTGGAAGGGTGAGAGCAGTTAGAGGAAGGACCATGAGGGGTTGTAGTGATTGGCAGGGCTAGCTGCCTCTCTGTGCCCTTCCTCGTCTCTCTGAGTGTCCCCCCTCAGCTGTCAGGTCTCAGGcctttctctctcctgcagtGACGGTGGCCCTGTCTCTGTCAGTATGAAGCAGTTCAAGGGGGACTTCCCCTCTGGCTGGAGTCTTCCCTTTCTGCGACATGGAGTTACCTGCTCTGGGTTTTAAGAGCCCTTTTGCTCATGAGTGTCTGGCTGTGTattgatgtggaaaaagtgaccCATGCATCATTTTGAtcagagactcaagcctgaggcccgtttattgcaatacataccaacgcatTGGGGGTAGCAGTTAGAAACCACTCCCCCGATCTGGAGTGCACTTTGCCTTTTTAAAGCCGAAAACTGCAAACATATTACAAGTTACACGTTATTTATGAGAATAGGAGAGTTAGGGTCTTGTTGCCCTTCTCGGCATCCCTTTTGCAATGTTCTCAGAATAGGGTGCTATTTGAGTGGAGGGCATTTTTGTGGTTTCTGATACTGGCATTGTTTTGCTTCATTTGGGGTGCCTATTATGCAAGTGTTCCAGTCAGGGTGCAGTTTACAGAAAGGGAATTTATGCATTCTGAGAAAGGGGGGTTTAGGGGCACTTAAACGAGAGACATGATTGGTTGTTTTCTTAACTATAACCTTACTTATTCcttcacacaagcggttattCTATTTCGCCAGCCGTAAACACACATGCTATTATTATTGCTGCTGGGACTTTCTATCCTTCCCTTTccccggcccccctccctcctctggtcataacCCTTGACTGTCACTGACAGAGAGCACAACACTTAacttggttcaggcttgtggcCTGCAGGGTGGGCGTATGTCGATCTAAGGCTTAAACTAATAGGGCAGGCTAGATTTTCCCCCACAGTATGTTTCTAGTAGACATGGGCACAGCTAAATACCTCATCAGAAGAGTGCCCTGAACCTTTGAGCCCCTAGGGAGCTGGCCCCAGGATTTTACTGCTTTAAAATGGGCGGGGGTTAAAATAACAGAACTTTTTGTGTGTGAGACAAAAGTCCCATGAATTCACCTGATCTCACTTGCCTTCTTTCCCCTTAGCAGGGTTTCCAGTTTCTAAACTTGATGTCCTCTCCCAGCTGGAAAAAGGGGAAGAGTTCTTTTCCACAGATCTCCAGGACTCAGAGGAAAGAAAGCTCCTGAGAGGCAGCTATACAGGTGAGTGAGcattaaaccaactcagtgcCTGAAGAAAAGAGCTGGGATTCCCAACAAAGACCTTGTGAGCTCTCTGTGTTCACGATTGTTCCCAGCAGGTGTCATATCCTCAGGGCAGATGTTGCGGACGGTGTCCTACCCACCCTGACTAACTCCTGGCAGTATCTCCTTCCTCAAACTTCCTTCTCCTAAAGTGTTTGGCTAGGAACTGAGTGCAGAATtgatcccctcctctctcctctttAAGAAAGAGTTTGGGGAAATTCAATCCctgattttttccattttgagcTGTTCTTTTGGTTTTTCCATTCCTGTTTCTgagatttttctttctctgtctagCAGGTGAGGGGATGGTGAGAGAGACCATGGAGCAGAATCCTCAGCAGGAAGACGATGAAGTGGAACCACAAGGGTCTTTATTGCAAAGATGCAGAGGGAGTGTGTCCAGGAGTTGTGATCAGGGAAAAGCCTGTGAGAGTCAGCACAGGCCCGAGAAGCAGCAGGGAAACCAGCCAATGCAGAAAGTTGGTAAATCTGTTAATTATCAGGGAACTCACAAAGGCCACGAGGAAACCACGGCCCAGCAGAGAATCCCCATGGGAGAGAGAAATAACATATGTGTTGAGTGTGGGGAAAAGTTCAGTAGGCAATCACACCTTGTTAAACATGAGAGAATCCATAAAGgggagaaaccctatgaatgcagagagtgtgggaaaaccttcccTCAGAGCTCAGCCCTTATTAgtcatcagaggatccacactgGGGACAAACCCTATGAATGTTGTGAGTGCAGGAAAACCTTCCTTCGGCGCTCTgaccttattagacatcagaggatccacacaggtgagaaaccctatgaatgcagtgagtgcgggaaaaccttcactGAGCGCGCAAGccttattaaacatcagaggatccacacaggggagaaaccctatgaatgTTGTGAGTGCAGGAAAACTTTCTCTCGGAGCTCAGCCCTTATTtaccatcagagaatccacacaggggagaaaccctatgaatgccacgaatgtgggaaaagcttcactacCAGCTCAAACCTTGTTACACATCAAaggatccacacaggggagaaaccctatgaatgctgtgagtgtgggaaaacctttgCTTGGAGCTCAGCCTTTATTAAGCATCAGAGGATACATACAGgggagaaaccctatgaatgctgtgactGTAGGAAAACTTTCACTGAGCGCTCAACCCTTATTAAGCATCAGAGGATCCATACAGGGGAAAGGCCCTATGAATGCAgagagtgtgggaaaaccttcccTCAGCGCTCAGCCCTTACTAgccatcagaggatccacactgGGGACAAACCATATGAATGTTGTGAGTGCAGGAAAACCTTCCTTTGGCACTCTCaccttattaaacatcagaggatccacacaggggagaaaccgtatgaatgctgtgagtgcaggAAAATCTTCCTTCGGCACTCAACccttattaaacatcagaggatccactcaggggagaaaccctatgaatgttgtgagtgtgggaaaactttCTCTCGGAGCTCAGCCTTTATTTaccatcagagaatccatacaggggagaaaccctatgaatgctttgactgtgggaaaagcttcactgccAGGTCAAACCTTGTTACACATCAAaggatccacacaggggagaaaccctatgaatgctgtgagtgcgggaaaaccttcgCTCGGAGCTCAGCCTTAATTAACCATCAGAGGATCCATACAGgggagaaaccctatgaatgctgtgactGTGGAAAGAAATTCACTGAGCGTTCAACCCTTATTACCCATCAGAGGATCCATACAGGGGAAaggccctatgaatgctgtgagtgtgggaaaaccttcccTCAGCGCTCAGCCCTTATTAgccatcagaggatccacactgAGGACAAACCATATGAATGTTGTGAGTGCAGGAAAACCTTCCCTCAGAGCTCAgcccttattagacatcagaagATCCACACAGGTGAGCAACCCTATGAATgtagtgagtgtgggaaaacctttgCTCGGCGCTCACaccttattaaacatcagaggATCCATGCAGGTGAGAGATCCTATGAATGCTCCAAGTGTGGGAAATTTTTCCATCAGAGCTCAGCCTTTGTTTATCATCAGAGAAGCTGCAAGGGAGATAAAAACCATAAAAACCTTGTCTAGAGCTaaggaaagattttgttttccttttgctaATTCCCACATAGTGAGCTTAAAAGAAGCTTTGTGTCCCCATGGGCTTTCAGTTCCCCCAGCTGAGTTATCTGCTTTTCCCTTTTGTAGCTCATCCTCTCTTGGGGGGAATCCCATTGTCTTTTTCAGCAACTCCTTTGTCCTCTGTCATGGATGTGTGTCCCTCCAACTGGAATTTCAGTAAATCCCAGGTGGGGGAAGCAGGAGAGACCTCAACTAGGTACATGGAGGTTAAACCTACATGGGCCTTGACTCCACTAGGATTTTCCATGGAGTTAGCTAGCT encodes:
- the LOC117869990 gene encoding zinc finger protein 883-like produces the protein MQENYENVTSLAGFPVSKLDVLSQLEKGEEFFSTDLQDSEERKLLRGSYTAGEGMVRETMEQNPQQEDDEVEPQGSLLQRCRGSVSRSCDQGKACESQHRPEKQQGNQPMQKVGKSVNYQGTHKGHEETTAQQRIPMGERNNICVECGEKFSRQSHLVKHERIHKGEKPYECRECGKTFPQSSALISHQRIHTGDKPYECCECRKTFLRRSDLIRHQRIHTGEKPYECSECGKTFTERASLIKHQRIHTGEKPYECCECRKTFSRSSALIYHQRIHTGEKPYECHECGKSFTTSSNLVTHQRIHTGEKPYECCECGKTFAWSSAFIKHQRIHTGEKPYECCDCRKTFTERSTLIKHQRIHTGERPYECRECGKTFPQRSALTSHQRIHTGDKPYECCECRKTFLWHSHLIKHQRIHTGEKPYECCECRKIFLRHSTLIKHQRIHSGEKPYECCECGKTFSRSSAFIYHQRIHTGEKPYECFDCGKSFTARSNLVTHQRIHTGEKPYECCECGKTFARSSALINHQRIHTGEKPYECCDCGKKFTERSTLITHQRIHTGERPYECCECGKTFPQRSALISHQRIHTEDKPYECCECRKTFPQSSALIRHQKIHTGEQPYECSECGKTFARRSHLIKHQRIHAGERSYECSKCGKFFHQSSAFVYHQRSCKGDKNHKNLV